Proteins co-encoded in one Christiangramia fulva genomic window:
- a CDS encoding amidohydrolase, whose translation MSEKLNIAFIQANLKWEDSEANRSLFSGEIDKISKETDLIILPEMFTTGFSMNAEKLAEPTRGATLEWMQQQAKKKKSAVTGSVIISENDNYYNRLFFVFPDGNYKLYDKRHTFTLAKEDETYTAGRQRLIVEYKGWKICPLICYDLRFPVWARNTEDYDLLIYVANWPKKRVNAWDTLLKARAIENMSYCIGVNRTGEDGDGYVYNGHSAAYDCLGKELTPLDRSEEFTAEISIDKASLYETRKKLKFLQDRDTFSLDL comes from the coding sequence ATGAGCGAAAAATTGAATATTGCCTTCATTCAGGCCAATTTGAAATGGGAAGATTCCGAAGCGAATCGAAGTTTATTTTCCGGGGAAATCGATAAAATTTCTAAGGAAACCGATTTGATCATACTTCCTGAAATGTTCACCACTGGTTTTAGCATGAATGCTGAAAAGCTGGCTGAGCCTACCAGAGGAGCCACCTTGGAATGGATGCAGCAGCAGGCGAAAAAGAAGAAATCCGCGGTAACCGGAAGTGTAATCATTTCTGAAAATGATAATTATTACAACCGGTTGTTTTTCGTGTTTCCCGACGGAAATTATAAGCTTTATGACAAGCGACATACCTTCACCCTGGCCAAAGAAGATGAAACTTATACCGCCGGAAGGCAACGCCTCATTGTGGAGTATAAAGGCTGGAAAATTTGTCCGCTAATTTGCTACGACCTTAGATTCCCGGTTTGGGCACGAAATACCGAAGATTACGACCTGCTAATTTACGTTGCGAACTGGCCAAAAAAACGGGTGAACGCCTGGGATACTTTGTTAAAGGCAAGGGCCATTGAAAATATGAGCTATTGCATAGGCGTTAACCGTACGGGCGAAGACGGCGATGGTTATGTGTATAATGGCCATTCTGCGGCTTATGATTGCCTGGGTAAAGAATTGACTCCCCTCGATCGTTCTGAAGAATTCACTGCTGAAATTTCTATCGATAAAGCAAGCCTTTACGAGACCAGGAAAAAGCTGAAATTTCTTCAGGACCGTGATACTTTTAGTCTAGATTTATAG
- a CDS encoding Ig-like domain-containing protein, producing MKIRIPGYLLVILLAFTVVRCAKKGMPEGGPVDKDPPKFIRANPENYSIHFDARQIRIYFDEYIKLDKPQQQIIISPPMDPKPNIMPLGTARKDIKIEIFDTLEKNTTYTINFGKSIIDNNEGNSNNYFKYVFSTGDYIDSLSVSGKVKDASLKAPPAPVSIFLYELDSTYTDSAVYKKTPRYVTYSKDSTYTFNLENLKEGTYKMVAIIDKNNNYLYNPKSEKIGFVAEPITIPTDSTYEITVFKEKLPFKPKRPSQVKGHQILFGYEGSTELDSLKINLLNNKPPDYEYRITKVKDKDSVNYWYNIKPEIDSLSFEVVTPTTLDTVWARIAKLERDSLKVTAEPSGSIGIKEDLKFTANTPISAYQPELIKILDKDSADVPFTAKFLPIRNELQISFNKTTENNYQVTALPGAIEDLFKATNDTIKKNFKTKGPSDYGRIVATIPNIRSYPVIVQLTSTKGQVLAEKYAESGNTFEFPYLTPGDFLLRVIYDKNGNKEWDTGDFLKKKQPEIIKYYSDTLNVRANWDVNETINLD from the coding sequence ATGAAAATTAGAATTCCGGGTTACCTGTTGGTGATACTTTTAGCTTTTACGGTGGTGCGTTGCGCAAAAAAAGGAATGCCGGAGGGAGGACCTGTTGATAAAGATCCGCCAAAATTCATTCGTGCGAATCCCGAGAATTATAGTATCCATTTCGATGCCAGGCAGATCCGCATCTATTTTGATGAATATATCAAGCTGGACAAACCTCAACAGCAGATCATCATTTCACCGCCAATGGATCCCAAACCGAATATCATGCCTCTGGGCACAGCCAGAAAAGATATCAAAATTGAAATTTTTGACACTCTTGAAAAAAATACTACCTACACCATTAATTTCGGAAAAAGCATCATCGACAACAATGAAGGCAACTCCAATAATTATTTCAAATATGTCTTTTCCACCGGAGATTATATAGATTCACTTTCGGTTTCTGGTAAAGTAAAAGATGCAAGCCTTAAGGCTCCTCCAGCACCGGTTTCGATCTTTTTATATGAGCTGGATTCTACTTACACCGATTCTGCGGTTTATAAAAAAACGCCCAGGTATGTAACTTATTCCAAAGACAGTACCTACACCTTTAACTTAGAAAATTTAAAGGAAGGCACCTACAAAATGGTCGCGATAATTGATAAAAACAACAACTATCTCTACAATCCTAAAAGTGAGAAAATTGGATTCGTGGCTGAACCCATCACCATTCCTACCGATAGCACTTATGAGATCACGGTATTCAAGGAAAAACTTCCTTTCAAACCTAAAAGGCCTTCCCAGGTTAAGGGACATCAAATTTTATTTGGTTACGAAGGTTCTACTGAACTCGATAGCCTTAAAATAAATTTGCTGAATAACAAGCCTCCAGATTATGAGTATCGAATCACCAAAGTGAAAGACAAAGACAGTGTAAATTACTGGTATAATATAAAACCCGAAATCGATAGTCTTTCTTTCGAAGTTGTTACTCCCACCACCCTCGATACTGTTTGGGCAAGAATTGCCAAACTTGAGCGTGATTCGCTGAAGGTTACCGCTGAACCTTCAGGAAGCATTGGGATCAAAGAAGATCTAAAGTTCACCGCAAATACTCCTATTTCAGCTTACCAGCCTGAATTGATAAAAATTCTTGACAAAGATTCTGCAGATGTGCCTTTTACCGCAAAATTTCTTCCAATAAGAAATGAACTTCAGATTTCATTTAATAAAACTACCGAGAACAATTACCAGGTAACCGCACTTCCCGGAGCCATTGAAGATCTTTTCAAGGCCACCAATGATACTATAAAGAAAAATTTTAAAACAAAAGGCCCTTCAGATTACGGTAGGATCGTAGCCACCATTCCCAATATCAGGTCTTATCCGGTCATTGTTCAGTTAACGTCTACTAAAGGGCAGGTTTTGGCAGAAAAATATGCGGAGAGTGGAAATACCTTTGAGTTTCCTTACCTGACTCCGGGCGATTTTCTGCTCAGGGTGATCTACGACAAAAATGGAAACAAAGAGTGGGACACCGGCGATTTTTTAAAGAAAAAACAGCCGGAAATCATTAAATATTATTCCGATACTCTTAACGTTCGCGCCAATTGGGATGTAAACGAAACTATAAATCTAGACTAA
- a CDS encoding DUF1440 domain-containing protein, producing the protein MSVQTFFQKDSYLSNTSRSLIAGFVGGLAGSALKSIIEQFLPVRQVEDRSAQIKIVDDLSTKITGTPVSTRNEALAEQLVNIPFGGSLGAAYGYGKKDRHGLRPVDGVVFGLTTWTTTHETSLPILGLEPKPTDTPIRMQLNELFAHVAFGVTTEIVRHYLDEQLKK; encoded by the coding sequence ATGAGCGTTCAAACCTTCTTTCAGAAAGATTCCTATCTATCAAATACAAGCAGAAGTCTCATCGCCGGATTTGTTGGCGGACTTGCTGGCTCCGCGTTAAAAAGCATTATTGAACAATTTCTTCCTGTTCGCCAGGTCGAAGATCGTTCGGCCCAAATTAAAATAGTGGATGATCTTTCTACAAAAATTACAGGCACTCCGGTCAGCACTCGAAATGAAGCCCTCGCAGAGCAGCTCGTAAATATTCCTTTTGGCGGTTCTCTCGGCGCCGCTTATGGCTATGGAAAAAAAGACCGCCATGGATTGAGACCTGTTGACGGGGTTGTTTTTGGTCTCACCACCTGGACGACCACTCATGAAACTTCCCTGCCAATTTTAGGGCTGGAGCCTAAACCTACCGACACCCCTATTCGTATGCAGCTTAATGAACTTTTCGCTCATGTTGCTTTTGGCGTCACTACGGAAATAGTGCGTCATTATTTAGATGAGCAGTTGAAAAAATAA